A window of Phocoena phocoena chromosome 6, mPhoPho1.1, whole genome shotgun sequence contains these coding sequences:
- the LOC136124949 gene encoding LOW QUALITY PROTEIN: olfactory receptor 1K1-like (The sequence of the model RefSeq protein was modified relative to this genomic sequence to represent the inferred CDS: substituted 1 base at 1 genomic stop codon), with translation MDAANETSEGTPFTLLGLTTNPGQQWPLFVLFLVLYVAGILGNGLIVAVIRASPTLHAPMYFLPAHLSFADLCFTSITLPKILAHLMAHDRPISLAGCLTQMYFFFALGVTDSCLLAAVAYDCYVAIRHPVCYATRMSRAVCTALVGTAWLVSHVHSLLHILIMAHLSFCASHQAPHFFCDHQPLLRLSCSNTRHIQLVIFTEGAAVVATPFLLILASXGAIAAVVLQLSTCGSHLAMVGLFYGTVTAVYFQPMSRSEAERGRVASVTYTVVTPMLNPVIYSLRNRDVRGLLRALFTRQGISAGDS, from the coding sequence ATGGACGCTGCCAATGAGACTTCAGAAGGCACCCCATTCACCCTACTAGGACTAACAACAAATCCTGGACAGCAGTGGCCTCTCTTTGTCCTATTTTTGGTCCTGTATGTGGCGGGCATCCTGGGTAATGGACTCATTGTGGCCGTCATCCGAGCCAGTCCAACCCTTCATGCACCCATGTACTTCCTGCCGGCCCATCTGTCCTTTGCTGACCTCTGCTTTACCTCCATCACTTTACCCAAGATATTGGCCCACCTGATGGCCCATGACCGTCCCATCTCCCTGGCTGGCTGCCTGACCCAAATGTACTTCTTCTTTGCCCTGGGTGTAACTGACAGCTGCCTCCTGGCTGCCGTGGCCTATGACTGCTACGTGGCCATCCGGCACCCCGTCTGCTATGCCACGAGGATGTCCCGGGCTGTGTGCACAGCCCTGGTGGGGACTGCGTGGCTCGTGTCCCATGTCCACTCCCTCCTGCATATCCTGATTATGGCCCACCTGTCCTTCTGTGCCTCCCACCAAGCGCCCCACTTCTTCTGTGACCACCAGCCTCTCTTAAGGCTCTCGTGCTCCAACACCCGCCACATCCAGCTCGTCATCTTCACCGAGGGTGCCGCGGTGGTAGCCACTCCCTTCCTACTCATCCTCGCCTCCTAGGGGGCCATCGCAGCTGTGGTGCTCCAGCTGTCCACCTGTGGCTCCCACCTGGCCATGGTGGGCCTCTTCTACGGGACAGTCACTGCAGTCTACTTCCAGCCCATGTCCCGGTCTGAGGCCGAGCGGGGCCGAGTGGCCAGCGTCACGTACACTGTGGTCACGCCTATGCTGAACCCCGTCATCTACAGCCTCCGGAATCGTGATGTGCGGGGGCTGCTCAGAGCCCTTTTCACTCGGCAAGGGATCTCAGCTGGTGACTCCTGA